Proteins encoded within one genomic window of Anopheles gambiae chromosome 3, idAnoGambNW_F1_1, whole genome shotgun sequence:
- the LOC1272647 gene encoding alpha/beta hydrolase domain-containing protein 17B has protein sequence MNGLSFSELCCLFCCPPCPGRIASKLAFLPPEASYDLKPEADNTNSKFTLTLHDKADWQYTDREKECFEVFYARSARGNRIACLFVKCSANARFTLLFSHGNAVDLGQMTTFFIGLGQRINCNIFSYDYSGYGQSSGKPTEKNLYADIDAAWHALRTRYGISPENIILYGQSIGTVPTVDLASRYEVGAVILHSPLMSGMRVAFPATKRTWFFDAFPSIDKVPKVTSPVLVIHGTEDEVIDFSHGMTIYEKCPRAVEPLWVEGAGHNDVEMYSQYLERLKQFVSVELVN, from the exons atgaacgGGTTAAGTTTCAGTGaactttgttgtttgttttgctgccctCCGTGTCCAGGACGCATTGCATCGAAGCTGGCCTTCTTACCGCCAGAAGCTAGCTACGATCTGAAACCGGAAGCGGATAATACTAACAGCAAGTTTACCCTGACGCTACATGATAAGGCCGACTGGCAGTATACCGATCGTGAAAAAGAATGCTTCGAAGTGTTTTACGCACGATCTGCTCGCGGGAACAGAATCGCATGTTTATTCGTCAAATGTAGCGCTAACGCACG ATTTACACTGCTCTTTTCCCACGGCAATGCGGTAGATCTTGGGCAAATGACTACGTTTTTCATCGGATTAGGTCAACGGATTAATTGTAACATTTTTAGCTACGATTATTCCGGCTATGGTCAAAGCTCCGGAAAACCGACGGAGAAGAATCTTTACGCAGATATCGATGCAGCGTGGCACGCTCTACGAACACGGTATGGCATCAGTCCTGAAAATATAATTCTTTACGGACAAAGCATAGGCACGGTTCCCACGGTAGATTTAGCCAGTCGCTATGAGGTTGGTGCGGTCATTTTGCATTCCCCTCTGATGTCAGGTATGCGAGTAGCCTTTCCAGCTACAAAACGTACGTGGTTTTTCGATGCATTTCCCAG CATTGATAAAGTGCCGAAAGTAACATCACCCGTTCTGGTAATACATGGTACCGAAGATGAGGTGATCGATTTTTCCCACGGTATGACCATTTACGAAAAGTGTCCCCGAGCAGTGGAACCATTATGGGTGGAAGGGGCCGGTCACAATGACGTGGAAATGTACAGCCAATATTTGGAACGGCTAAAACAGTTTGTGTCCGTTGAGCTGGTCAACTGA
- the LOC133393130 gene encoding uncharacterized protein LOC133393130, protein MLLLMIHQEPGGESEFNFASSAPTASSVSLPVTRSDGDGRDTVEDQLPQKPPTPSVSAHDQQKASQPQNGAANEHVVGNTKATVHINGVAVDHFHQNSDVDEDRRSLCQNSDVHGFISYSSDSSMIELNLKFRKCACNENIINTSKENLQQMQRTSPTGAAAPTDGYDVVNAAIAGTESSMVGKEGKSKKILALNKDNLNRLVRKLNDTTNSSSSSCTKCRLSLDVKNILNGIGNVKAKHATADAVGSDSVGRSPGGDDSNSRRAALPLTIDDSMLGLRADDSLLGSSASPLPSPLPSPNSPLPIIGPLERRHSETVERRSIGIQHASKQYRKKPPLLRTHGRSIAQAEEIIIISDEFRRQSLRDQQTIRVQKSPKTISKSMESIDKRNSMSLSLRPVTIRSFQLPNTVHGIDPADEMLTIVVNAAETTGANDTKTISKSVDDMALGGGQGVEDSAQPKASEPAGDDVELIFISDEFVKRKSKSSSDVIIVENAAGRRRESSRRKKPIKTLSVAGVEGSNAEKKRLSSNTARASSTEGRIVKSATIPVAASKVKNVRRKTTISNSNSFLTYEEPFSPETLESKDIGQLFADASVE, encoded by the exons ATGTTGTTGCTCATGATT CATCAGGAGCCTGGCGGGGAGAGCGAATTTAATTTTGCTTCCTCCGCCCCGACAGCCTCTAGCGTTAGTCTACCAGTCACTCGTTCCGACGGGGATGGCAGAGATACGGTTGAGGATCAGCTGCCCCAAAAACCGCCGACGCCGTCTGTTTCTGCTCACGATCAACAAAAGGCAAGCCAACCACAAAATGGTGCTGCGAATGAACATGTAGTAGGAAATACGAAAGCGACCGTGCACATCAATGGTGTGGCGGTGGATCACTTTCATCAGAACTCCGATGTAGATGAGGATCGACGGTCTCTGTGTCAGAATAGTGATGTACATGGTTTCATTTCGTACTCATCCGACAGCAGCATGATCGAGTTAAATCTAAAGTTCCGCAAGTGTGCTTGCAATGAAAACATTATCAACACCTCCAAAGAAAACCTGCAACAGATGCAACGAACCAGTCCAACAGGAGCGGCAGCACCAACTGATGGCTATGACGTTGTCAATGCTGCCATTGCTGGTACGGAGAGCAGTATGGTCGGGAAGGAaggtaaaagcaaaaaaatattagcATTAAACAAGGACAATTTGAATAGATTAGTGCGCAAACTGAACGACACTACGAATAGCTCATCCTCATCTTGTACAAAGTGTAGATTATCATTAGACGTCAAGAACATTTTAAACGGAATAGGTAACGTAAAGGCAAAACACGCCACAGCAGACGCCGTTGGGAGTGACAGTGTCGGTCGGTCCCCTGGTGGAGATGATTCTAACTCCCGCCGTGCTGCGCTTCCACTAACCATCGACGATTCAATGCTCGGACTGCGTGCAGACGACTCACTGCTAGGAAGCTCAGCTTCCCCGCTACCCTCGCCACTACCTTCGCCTAATTCGCCGTTACCGATCATCGGTCCGCTTGAGCGACGTCATAGCGAAACGGTCGAACGGCGATCAATTGGCATACAGCATGCATCGAAACAATATCGTAAAAAACCGCCATTATTGCGAACACATGGCCGCAGCATAGCACAAGCAGAGGAAATTATAATCATTTCCGATGAATTCAGACGACAATCGTTGCGCGATCAGCAAACCATACGGGTACAGAAGAGTCCGAAAACAATTTCCAAATCGATGGAAAGCATAGACAAGCGAAATTCTATGTCACTATCCCTTCGGCCGGTGACAATCAGAAGCTTTCAACTGCCCAACACTGTGCATGGGATAGATCCAGCCGATGAGATGCTAACGATAGTGGTCAATGCTGCCGAGACAACGGGCGCCAACGATACAAAAACAATCTCAAAATCAGTTGATGATATGGCACTCGGCGGAGGACAGGGAGTAGAAGACTCCGCTCAACCGAAAGCATCTGAACCTGCCGGAGATGACGTCGAGTTAATCTTCATTTCGGATGAGTTTGTCAAACGGAAATCAAAGTCAAGCTCGGATGTTATCATCGTGGAAAATGCTGCTGGTCGCAGGAGGGAAAGCAGCAGGCGTAAAAAACCCATCAAAACCTTGTCGGTTGCTGGCGTCGAAGGCAGCAACGCGGAAAAGAAAAGACTTTCCTCCAACACGGCCCGAGCCTCTAGCACTGAAGGACGGATTGTGAAATCCGCAACCATACCGGTAGCCGCGTCTAAAGTGAAAAACGTCCGTCGCAAAACAACTATATCCAACTCGAATAGTTTCCTTACTTATGAGGAGCCTTTCTCTCCAGAGACGCTTGAAAGTAAAGACATTGGTCAACTATTTGCAGATGCATCGGTCGAGTAA
- the LOC133393237 gene encoding uncharacterized protein LOC133393237: protein MAQNKNTMKRKNVPITTASSRGDSSQTALNEHIHISKSAIHGSLYHLHIAAVILLRAYDTQQKNKDFNFNITVEDPHAGKFDDVVLRYSSQQVKYGAVYLQIKHKDLSISKHPLPNKKSKTTPTITRAALLDKGKTSNPPYSIPVYFLSFVESNHKMEQQNYYFLCTNAQIDDDIIQYFSQVIPSEHYILQCYQDLDATFYQFNPDNIFGQLELTIKTVSLDKLGKLLAKSIYNKQKITLDNPLYNMYAALISRIVEQSNTDLASPQHSIYKFKKEFLEAPEQSTFATLRTALVTEYKKNLKVGKEVWSDVDEKKIWLDPNFSITAVNDMFDMINKDESEYAKIDAKIKEFYGKFMLVCKATNELTLESNAKKILATLTDTELNATFNNMHLSILDAMKKANGLQLDSIYLSNIFKNIKCNTCYIEWADSTKQYIECLNIIYSFVQINPTWLQKSCFYSYIDKKSTDKNYYYFSSKNVHLSSIIVIQTLQLLQIDYLFIDTSKFHNTDTLEQHLQYILRYINEVNYASHSIIIILEQHNSSISEMLNKYQHRLILLANTTEDKQTPEECLLVQDLTQESLKMLFMHNDKLNLFGTSTSLTSIVRMTDDLSVLLDVLNFATSTGREESNNINNRSYNKIKNNYIHRHLQHYPASIIQETQVKHDFNKSFNALKSWFAHKTLSFHDILHKYQNEPIFHDIAASITNKTHYLENAPDMEQKCKLSVVLDEAGSGKSTYFTWLAWYLSKEYPSMFVVKLNAIEYSSEFDRLSKGNVNDLNDTEVIRILYQFIFPAITDSSQYKQSEGGIYNDCESSAFCFNLLQFSNGQINLGESNTKKLNLEQLIQLRLFCNKFNTKKIVLLLDGYDEIVPNYSAIVIKCLKSFASYDGIKKMFLSSRPHEFQDDLKTSFEDFKMFQLKPFSRNDQILSLHKFLLDQMTEYYQCDEDHRIVLLGIAYLILDNCLKDLVIAPLLLQMSIETFLPVIRQHVNFHSKTISGKLFSSEKFDTLQLVKSFVSRKLDILTNEKSGLSEMSSKTVVARCNRDIIIQLILRQHSTLAAYVIFDNSFTNDSLRKQEIKEIIAQNVEKTGIINGVIYGMPMFVHRIFAEYFAATWLYENKDKLHKEIYFRSQTFWMRHLNQTRNFFDRMIVAQFQESEHQHERIAHKFHLAVLNKSKVQVETLLSMEPTLIKAKDAAGRIPLHLALQYDNDKILQLLLNKMDTHLVNVKDNLFRWSALDYAFVTTNKNAIKSLLRHGATVNIDNLFQQLFSNDVENLIINTCCYINHIPSADDARQLAINVVQYLYHNKNVDIRVKRANLKGLSILEYCITKKMFELFKQFILHHVDAQNYLCSISNQLMITAINHKAYDIVCFVIDSLDYYPPEIKNTSYIFTAVITAIKLGLMKSFKIFLEQLCFRLNISYADDNIDDTFTANSTVSFHVDTASFPKGCCVRTSKKVLLPLPEYDEQNTLNKNYLFETLLARAVQEGNVQMIRHIIAKHEMIVTNRTIVMVMRLLPKGKRVVHDKSYVAFKYLLDRTVDLYTIDNEGRNLLHMTIQNGCFFMVLCLIDAKFDRTLINTSNQWNVFHYIASSESSYNNRALQLFKYFMLLGDTERYDTQDVFGNSVYETAIINDNFDIAREMVETKLTNSSTPERIVFLLDTVERLVELDKLGSVTEYFKYLFEYGDNVWKEVYDTIYNRIPIV from the coding sequence ATGGCACAGAACAAAAATAcgatgaaaaggaaaaatgttCCAATTACCACCGCATCTTCCAGAGGAGATAGTTCTCAGACCGCCTTGAATGAACATATTCATATAAGCAAATCGGCAATACATGGAAGTTTATATCATCTTCACATAGCAGCAGTAATCCTGTTACGGGCATATgatacacaacaaaaaaataaagactTCAACTTCAACATTACCGTGGAGGATCCTCATGCCGGAAAATTTGACGATGTAGTTCTACGTTACTCCTCTCAACAGGTAAAATATGGGGCAGTTTATCtgcaaatcaaacataaaGATTTGTCGATTTCTAAACACCCattaccaaacaaaaaatcgaaaacTACGCCAACAATTACCAGAGCCGCTTTGTTGGATAAGGGAAAAACTTCAAATCCACCGTATTCGATACCCGtctattttttatcttttgttgAAAGTAATCATAAGATGGAAcaacaaaattattatttcttaTGCACCAACGCGCAGATCGACGATGACATCATTCAATACTTTTCTCAAGTAATTCCTAGTGAACATTATATTCTTCAATGTTATCAAGATCTTGATGCCACTTTTTATCAATTCAATCCAGATAACATTTTTGGCCAACTTGAATTAACCATTAAAACAGTCAGTCTTGACAAACTAGGCAAGCTGTTGGCGAAATCAATTTAtaacaaacagaaaataacTCTTGATAATCCGCTATACAACATGTATGCCGCATTGATAAGTAGAATTGTTGAGCAGTCTAATACAGATCTGGCATCTCCACAGCACAGCAtctataaatttaaaaaagagtTTTTAGAAGCACCAGAACAATCAACCTTTGCAACGCTACGTACGGCTTTAGTAacagaatataaaaaaaatcttaaagtAGGAAAAGAGGTTTGGTCCGATGTGGATGAGAAAAAAATCTGGTTGGATCCTAATTTTTCGATAACAGCAGTCAATGATATGTTCGATATGATAAACAAAGATGAGTCGGAATACGCAAAGATTGATGCAAAAATAAAGGAGTTTTATGGAAAATTCATGTTAGTTTGTAAAGCAACAAATGAACTTACGCTTGAAAGTAAcgctaaaaaaatattagcaaCGTTAACTGATACTGAGCTAAATGCCACTTTTAATAACATGCATCTTTCAATATTGGACGCTATGAAAAAAGCAAACGGCTTACAACTTGACTCGATTTATTTAAGTAAcatattcaaaaatattaagtGCAACACTTGTTACATTGAATGGGCTGATTCCACTAAACAATATATAGAGTGCCTAAACATAATATATTCATTTGTTCAGATTAATCCTACGTGGCTGCAAAAATCGTGTTTCTATAGTtatattgataaaaaaagtACTGacaaaaattattattattttagctCGAAAAATGTACATCTTAGTTCCATCATTGTAATCCAAACTTTACAACTGTTGCAAatcgattatttatttattgacaCTTCCAAATTCCATAATACCGACACGCTGGAACAACATCTCCAATATATTCTTAGATATATCAACGAGGTAAACTATGCTTCACATAGCATTATCATCATCTTAGAACAACACAATTCATCAATAAGTGAAATGTTAAACAAATATCAACATAGATTGATATTACTAGCTAATACTACAGAAGATAAACAAACACCTGAGGAATGTTTGCTCGTCCAAGATCTTACGCAGGAATCGTTAAAAATGCTATTCATGCATAACGATAAGTTAAATCTTTTCGGAACATCAACTTCTCTAACCAGTATTGTCCGCATGACGGATGATCTATCCGTCTTGCTGGATGTATTAAATTTTGCAACATCCACAGGTCGtgaagaaagcaacaacataAATAATCGAAGCTACAATAAGATTAAAAACAACTACATTCATCGTCATTTACAACATTATCCAGCATCTATAATACAGGAGACTCAAGTAAAACATGATTTTAATAAGTCTTTTAATGCCCTAAAAAGTTGGTTTGCTCATAAGACACTTAGTTTTCATGacattttacataaatatCAGAATGAACCTATATTTCATGATATAGCCGCATCCATTACAAATAAAACCCATTACCTTGAAAATGCCCCTGACATGGAGCAGAAGTGCAAATTATCAGTTGTTCTGGATGAAGCCGGATCAGGAAAATCAACCTATTTTACTTGGCTAGCATGGTACTTATCAAAAGAATACCCGTCGATGTTTGTAGTTAAATTAAATGCCATCGAATATTCTTCCGAATTTGATCGATTGTCTAAGGGCAATGTTAATGACCTAAATGATACTGAGGTGATTAGAATATTGTATCAATTCATTTTTCCAGCCATTACTGATTCAAGTCAATACAAGCAATCGGAGGGAGGGATATACAATGATTGTGAAAGCAGtgcattttgtttcaatttactGCAATTTTCTAACGGTCAGATCAACCTTGGTGAAAGCAACACTAAGAAGCTTAATTTAGAGCAACTAATACAACTACGacttttttgcaataaattcaacacaaaaaaaatagtatTATTATTGGATGGATACGATGAAATAGTGCCTAACTACTCGGCAATCGTAATCAAGTGCCTGAAATCGTTTGCTTCGTAtgatggaataaaaaaaatgtttttatctAGCCGTCCTCATGAATTTCAAGATGATCTTAAAACATCatttgaagattttaagatgTTTCAATTAAAGCCATTTTCGCGAAACGACCAAATACTTTCGTTGCATAAGTTTCTTTTGGATCAAATGACTGAATATTACCAGTGCGATGAGGACCATAGAATAGTATTGCTTGGGATTGCCTATCTTATTTTGGATAACTGTTTGAAGGATTTAGTTATTGCTCCGTTGTTATTGCAGATGAGCATAGAAACATTTTTACCAGTTATAAGACAACATgtaaattttcattcaaaaactATATCTGGGAAACTGTTTTCAAGCGAAAAATTTGACACGCTACAGTTGGTGAAGTCTTTTGTAAGTCGTAAATTGGATATActaacaaatgaaaaatcagGATTATCAGAGATGTCTTCCAAGACCGTAGTTGCAAGGTGTAATAGAGATATAATTATTCAACTAATTCTACGACAACACTCTACACTAGCTGCATACGTTATCTTTGATAATAGTTTCACAAACGATTCGCTGCGAAAAcaggaaataaaagaaataattgCTCAGAATGTGGAAAAAACTGGAATTATAAATGGTGTAATATATGGTATGCCAATGTTTGTTCATAGAATTTTTGCTGAATACTTTGCAGCTACTTGGTTGTACGAAAATAAGGACAAACTTCATAAAGAAATCTACTTTAGATCGCAAACATTTTGGATGCGACATTTGAACCAAACACGAAACTTTTTCGATCGAATGATCGTTGCCCAATTTCAGGAAAGTGAACATCAACACGAACGAATCGCACATAAATTTCACTTAGCTGTGCTCAACAAATCTAAAGTACAGGTAGAGACGCTTCTATCGATGGAACCTACTCTTATAAAAGCTAAAGATGCTGCTGGTCGAATTCCTTTGCACTTAGCTTTGCAGTACGATAATGATAAAATTCTGCAGTTACTGTTAAACAAAATGGATACCCATTTAGTGAATGTGAAGGATAATCTTTTTCGGTGGAGTGCACTAGATTATGCATTCGTTACAaccaataaaaatgcaatcaaatcTCTTTTACGTCACGGTGCCACTGTCAATATCGACAACTTATTCCAACAACTTTTTTCAAATGACGTTGAAAATTTGATAATCAATACTTGCTGTTATATCAACCATATACCTTCTGCTGACGACGCCCGACAATTAGCAATTAATGTTGTTCAATATCTGTACCACAACAAGAACGTCGACATTCGGGTTAAACGCGCGAATTTGAAAGGCTTGTCAATTTTGGAATATTGTATTACGAAAAAGATGTTCGAATTGTTTAAACAGTTTATTCTGCACCACGTAGATGCACAGAACTACTTGTGTAGTATTTCCAACCAATTGATGATAACAGCAATCAATCATAAAGCTTACGATATCGTatgctttgtaattgatagtcTTGATTACTATCCTCCCGAAATAAAGAATACTTCATATATATTCACGGCAGTTATCACAGCCATCAAGTTGGGTCTAATGAAATCATTCAAGATTTTTCTTGAACAGTTATGTTTTCGCTTGAACATTTCCTATGCCGATGATAACATAGACGATACCTTTACGGCAAATAGCACTGTATCCTTTCACGTAGACACTGCTAGTTTCCCAAAGGGCTGTTGTGTGCGCACCTCTAAAAAAGTTCTTTTACCATTGCCAGAATATGACGAGCAGAatactttaaataaaaattatcttTTCGAAACACTCTTGGCTAGAGCAGTGCAAGAAGGAAACGTTCAAATGATAAGACACATTATTGCAAAGCATGAAATGATTGTCACTAACAGAACTATTGTAATGGTAATGCGCTTACTACCAAAGGGAAAACGCGTTGTTCATGACAAATCTTACGTTGCTTTTAAATATCTATTAGACAGGACAGTCGATCTATACACAATCGATAACGAGGGACGAAATCTTTTACACATGACCATTCAAAATGGTTGTTTCTTCATGGTACTCTGTTTAATAGATGCCAAATTTGACCGAACATTAATCAACACTAGCAATCAGTGGAATGTGTTCCATTACATCGCTTCAAGTGAATCAAGTTACAATAATAGGGCGCTtcaattgtttaaatattttatgctacTTGGCGATACTGAGCGGTACGACACACAGGATGTTTTTGGAAATAGTGTCTATGAAACAGCTATAATCAATGATAATTTTGATATTGCTCGAGAAATGGTAGAAACAAAACTTACAAATTCTTCTACACCAGAGCgaattgtgtttttgcttgatACTGTAGAACGGCTTGTGGAACTAGATAAATTAGGCAGCGTTACGGAATATTTTAAATACCTATTTGAATATGGAGATAATGTGTGGAAAGAAGTGTATGATACTATCTATAATCGTATACCTATAGTTTGA